Genomic DNA from Mycolicibacterium helvum:
CGATTCCGGGGGCGGTACTGCGGGCCGTCCTCGTCGGTGCGGTGGCAACGGTGATCGCAGTCGGACTGGCAGGAGCGTTCCACACCGGGCATGCCGCGGTGTACGCGGTACTGATGGCATCGTCGTCGGCGGCACTGGCGTTGCCGGTCATCCAGGCGCTCGGCATCGATGGTCCTTCAGTGCAGGGCGTCACCGCGCAGATAGCGATCGCTGATGCGACGTCGATCGTGTTGCTGCCCTTGGTTATCGACCCGGATCGTGCCCTGACCGCTGCCACCGGGGCGGTTGTGATCGCGTTGTGCGCTGCGGTTCTGTTCGCCGCGTTGTGGTGGTCTGATCGGCGTGGGCTACGCAAGCGAATGCACCGCTATTCCCAGCGGCACGGCTTCGCACTGGAGCTACGGACCAGTCTTATCTCACTGTTCACGCTCGCCACGCTCGCGGTCGCTACGCACGTGTCGATCATGCTGGCCGGTTTCGCGCTCGGTCTTGCGGTCAGGGCGGCGGGGGAGCCGCGCCGATTAGCGCGCCAGCTGTTCGGCATCACCGAAGGGCTGTTCGCTCCGCTGTTCTTTGTCTGGCTCGGGGCCTCCCTACAAGTGCGCGAGCTCGGCGACCGTCCCGCCTACATCTTGCTGGGCGTCTGCCTTGGGGTCGGGGCGGTGCTGGCGCACTCCGTGGGCCGGCTGACCGGCCAACCCCTGGCGCTGGCCGCGCTGGCAGCGGCCCAACTCGGGGTTCCGGTGGCTGCGGCCACTCTGGGCACCCAGAACCACCTGCTCTCGCCGGGCGAACCATCGGCGCTGATGCTCGGTGCGCTGCTGACGATCGGGGTCACTTCGGTGGCCAGCGTGATTGCGGCGCGCCGCCAGCCGGTGCCACCGGTTCAGCCGACACCGCCGGCTCCGCCGCCGGCGTAACTCCAACACGTGTGCCGGGTGCCCGCTGCGGGTAGCCGACGTCTATGACCGCATCGAACACCGCCGAGACTCACCCCGACGAGGCACCCCGGGCGCGGCTGTGGGTCAACTGGCTGCTGGCGTTGTCCACGATCCTGGGCGCGGTGGCTGTGCAGCTGTTCGCCATGGGCGCGGTGATGAGTACTTCGGCGTGCAGCGCCCCCAACTGCCCGAAGCCAAGCGGATTCATCTACGGCCTGCTCACCTACGGCGCGCCGGTGGTGGCAGTGGCCGCCATCGTGGTGACGTTCTTCACCGCGGGGCGCCGACGCGGGTTTCTGGTGCCGCTGGTGGCGTGGCTGCTGCTGATCCTGGACGTCGCGATCCTGACGGCAACGTTCTCCTAGCTCGGTGGCACGAACCCGTCCGTAGGCGGCGTGGGCGCAGGCGCGACGGGCGGCGGGACCGCCGGGTAGGACGACGGCGAGACCGCCGGATACGACGGCGGGGGCACCGAAAAGTTCGGCGGCGCGGCCGGCCCGGACGGGCGCAGCCGGGCCAGTTCGCGGCGGTGCCGCTCGGCGAGTACGGCCGCGAGTACGTACTGCGGTGGGACGCCTGGCGGCGGTGGTGGTGAAATCCGGCTGGCGATATCGCCAGCGATCCGGTACGCCATCTCGTTACGCACATCGGGCGCCAATTGCGGTGCTCGAGCGAGGAATTGGCGTGCCAGCTCAGCCTGTTCCGGCGTCAGCGCGGACAACTCCAGCGACGACGCCCACCAGGTAAGTGCGGGCGGCATCACCGGCGGAGGCGGCAACTTCGGGCCTCGCTCGCTGATCACCACGGTGCCGGCGAACACATCGCCGATGCGCTTGCCGCGCGGCGAGATAAGGCTGCAGATCACGGCGGGGCCGCCCGTCAGCATCCAGATCTCCACGAACCCGGCAAGGGCGCGAAACAGGGCCTGCCGGAACCGTTCCGGGCCGCCGTCGTCGGACACCACGCGAAGGCCCATGGCCATTTTGCCGAGCGTTCTTCCGCGGGTGGCGGTTTCGAACGCTACGGGGTAGCCGACGATCACCAGCACAGTGAAGATGATCAGGACCGCGGCGGACAGCGCCTCGTCGAACTGGGTGATCGTGGTTGCCCACAGAATCACGCCGATGATGTAGCCGATGATCATGACGGCGATATCGATCAGCGCACTCACGGCCCGCACCGGCAGCTGCGCGATCTGTACATCGAGGACGACCGCGTCCCCCGTCACCACGGTCTCGGACACCATGCCGACCAACGCTACTAGCATCGGCCGGATGGACGTCGACGCTTTCGTGCTGGCTCACCAGGACACCTGGAAGCGGCTCGAGGAGCTGGTGAAGCGGCGCCGCCGGCTGTCCGGTGCCGAGGTGGACGAACTCGTCGAGCTCTACCAGCGGGTCTCCACCCATCTGTCGATGGTCCGCTCGGCCTCGTCGGACTCCGTTCTGGTCGGGCGGCTGTCCAGCCTGGTGGCCCGCGCTCGGGCCGCTGTGACCGGCGCGCACGCCCCGATGTGGCATGAGTTCGCCCGATTCTGGACGGTCTCGTTCCCGGTGGTGGCCTACCGGGCGTGGCGGTGGTGGTTGGCCACGGCTGTCCTCTTCTTCGCGGTGGTGGTGATCATCGGCATCTGGGTCGGCGGCAGCCACGAGGTGCAGTCGGCGCTGAGCACGCCCGAGGAAATCGAGCATCTGGTCAATCACGACTTCGCCTCGTACTACAGCGAGAACCCGGCCGGCTCGTTCGCGTTGCGGGTATGGGTGAACAACTCGTGGGTGGCCGCCCAGTGCATCGCGTATGCGATTCTCCTGGGCATCCCGATCCCGTGGGTGCTGTTTCAGAACGCCGCCAACCTCGGCGTCATCGGCGGGCTGATGGTCGACGCAGGCAAGGGCGACGTGCTGTTCGGGCTGCTGATTCCGCACGGGTTGCTGGAGCTGACGGCGGTGTTCCTGGCCGGGGCGGTCGGCATGCGGCTGGGCTGGACAGTGATCTCACCAGGTGATCGGCCTCGCGGCCAGGTGCTTGCCGAGCAGGGCCGGGCAGTGGTGGCAGCCGCGGTGGGGCTGGCCGGCGTGTTGCTCGTGTCGGGGTTGCTTGAAGCGTTGGTGACGCCGTCGCCGCTGCCGACCCTCGTTCGGATCGGTATCGGGGTGGCCGCCGAGGTCGCGTTCCTCTCCTATGTCGTCTATTTCGGCCGTAAAGCCATCCGCGCGGGGGAGACCGGAGACGTCGAGGATGCCCCCGACGTCGTGCCCACCGGATAGGCCCTAGAGGCGGCCGGTGGCCTTCATCGCCAGGTAGCGGTCGGCCAGGGCCGGCGCCAGCTCTTCCGGCGGAGCGTCGACGACCTCGACACCCTTGTGCCGTAGCCGGCTGGCGATGGTCCGGCGATCATTGCGTGCGCGCTCGGCTGCCGCCGCGTCGTAGACCTGGGCGGCGTCCGCGCGGCCGACCGCGAGTTCGTCGACGCGCGGATCGGATACTGCCGCCACGATCACCTTGTGTTTAGCCGACAGTTGCGGCAACACCGGCAGTAGGCCCTCGTCGAGAGCCGAAGAGTTGAGGTCGGTCAGCAGCACCACCAGTGCGGTGCGGCGCACCCGTCGCTGTACGGCGGCCACCATCGCGGTCGCATCCGATTCGATCAGCGCCGGCTCCAACGGCGCCATCGCCTCGACCAACTGGGCCAGCAGCTCGGTGCGGGAGGCGCCGAACACCGCTGCGCGGGTGAGCCGGTCGTGCGCGAGGAAGTCGACGTGGTCGCCGGCGCGCGCGGCCAGTGCGGCCAGCAGCAGTGCGGCGTCCATCGACCAGTCCAGCCGCGGCCAGCCACCCGGGTCGCGGGCGGTGGGATCCACGCCCACCCGGCCCGCCGAGGTGCGGCCGGTGTCGAGCACGATCACCACCCGCCGGTCGCGTTCGGGTCGCCAGGTACGGACCACCACATCGGCGCGACGCGCAGTGGCCCGCCAGTCGATCGAGCGGACGTCATCGCCCACGACGTATTCACGCAGCGAATCGAATTCGGTGCCCTGGCCTCGGATCAGTACGGGCAGCAGCCCGTCGATCTCACGCAACCGGGCTAGCCGGGACGGCAGATGTTTACGCGACAAGAACGGCGGCAGGATGCGTACCTGTCCGGCGACGGGGTGCGACCCCTGCCGGCCCGCCAGGCCGAGTGGCCCGATCGAGCGGACGGTCACGCCCTCAGAACGCAGGTCGCCACGGCGAACCGGCCGCAGCAGCGTTGTGACGGTGACGGTTTCATCGGCGCGAACACCGAGGGTATGTGCGCGGGGTTCGGCACAGGCGCTTGGTGGCCAGGCATCGCGAAGGGCGCCGCGGAACCGGCGGGCGCCGGCATTGTGGACACGCAGGACGGCGTCCACGGGTTGACCCAGACGTGCCGACGTGTCACCGGCCCGAGTCAAACCCAGCGCACGTGGGCTGCCCGCCAATGCCACGTCGATGACCACCACCAGCAGCAACACCAGCAGCAGAACAACGAAAGTCGTTGCAGGCCAGGGTGACAGCGCAATCGGAAGCACGCCCAACAGGGCGATGAGGCCGGTGCGTCCGGTGAGGACCACTAGCGTGGCACCGGCACCGTGGCCAGGATGCCGTCGAGCACGCCGTCGGGTGTCGCTCCTTCGAGTTCGGCTTCCGGGCGTAACCCGATCCGGTGGCGCAGCGTCGGCCGGGCCATGGCCTTGACGTCGTCCGGGGTGACGTAGCCGCGGCCCGACAGCCACGCCCACGACCGTGCCGTCCCCAGCAGTGCCGTGGCACCGCGTGGCGACACCCCGAGCTGCAGGGACGGCGAATTCCTTGTCGCGCCGACGATATCGACGATGTAGCCAAGCACCTCCGCGGCGACCAGTACCTGCTTCACCGCCGCACGGCCCGCGGCCAGTTCGGTCGGGCCGGCCACTGGGCGGATCGCACTCAGGTCGCGCGGATCAAACCCGCCGGCATGCCGGGACAGGATCGCGATCTCCTGATCACGCGGCGGCAGAGGTACGTTCAGCTTCAGCAGGAAACGGTCCAGCTGCGCCTCGGGCAGTTGATAGGTGCCCTCGTACTCGATCGGGTTCTGGGTGGCGGCCACGATGAACGGATCCGGGAGCAGCCTAGGCTCGCCGTCGACACTGACCTGGCGTTCCTCCATCGCTTCGAGCAGGGCCGCTTGGGTTTTCGGTGGAGTTCGGTTGATCTCGTCGGCCAGCATGAGGTTGGTGAACACCGGTCCCTCACGAAAGACGAACGCAGCGGTCTTGGCGTCATACACCAGCGACCCGGTGACATCACCGGGCATCAGGTCGGGCGTGAACTGCACGCGCTTGAATTCCAGCTGCAGAGCGGCGGACATCGCTCGCACCAGCAGCGTCTTAGCCACGCCCGGAACGCCTTCCAGCAGAACGTGACCCCTGCACAAGAGGGCGATCACCAGCCCGCTTACCACGGCGTCCTGACCCACGACGGCTTTACCGATTTCGCTGCGC
This window encodes:
- a CDS encoding DUF58 domain-containing protein, with translation MVLTGRTGLIALLGVLPIALSPWPATTFVVLLLVLLLVVVIDVALAGSPRALGLTRAGDTSARLGQPVDAVLRVHNAGARRFRGALRDAWPPSACAEPRAHTLGVRADETVTVTTLLRPVRRGDLRSEGVTVRSIGPLGLAGRQGSHPVAGQVRILPPFLSRKHLPSRLARLREIDGLLPVLIRGQGTEFDSLREYVVGDDVRSIDWRATARRADVVVRTWRPERDRRVVIVLDTGRTSAGRVGVDPTARDPGGWPRLDWSMDAALLLAALAARAGDHVDFLAHDRLTRAAVFGASRTELLAQLVEAMAPLEPALIESDATAMVAAVQRRVRRTALVVLLTDLNSSALDEGLLPVLPQLSAKHKVIVAAVSDPRVDELAVGRADAAQVYDAAAAERARNDRRTIASRLRHKGVEVVDAPPEELAPALADRYLAMKATGRL
- a CDS encoding stage II sporulation protein M gives rise to the protein MDVDAFVLAHQDTWKRLEELVKRRRRLSGAEVDELVELYQRVSTHLSMVRSASSDSVLVGRLSSLVARARAAVTGAHAPMWHEFARFWTVSFPVVAYRAWRWWLATAVLFFAVVVIIGIWVGGSHEVQSALSTPEEIEHLVNHDFASYYSENPAGSFALRVWVNNSWVAAQCIAYAILLGIPIPWVLFQNAANLGVIGGLMVDAGKGDVLFGLLIPHGLLELTAVFLAGAVGMRLGWTVISPGDRPRGQVLAEQGRAVVAAAVGLAGVLLVSGLLEALVTPSPLPTLVRIGIGVAAEVAFLSYVVYFGRKAIRAGETGDVEDAPDVVPTG
- a CDS encoding AAA family ATPase; translation: MTHIAPSPPSTAESDAARAALLALRSEIGKAVVGQDAVVSGLVIALLCRGHVLLEGVPGVAKTLLVRAMSAALQLEFKRVQFTPDLMPGDVTGSLVYDAKTAAFVFREGPVFTNLMLADEINRTPPKTQAALLEAMEERQVSVDGEPRLLPDPFIVAATQNPIEYEGTYQLPEAQLDRFLLKLNVPLPPRDQEIAILSRHAGGFDPRDLSAIRPVAGPTELAAGRAAVKQVLVAAEVLGYIVDIVGATRNSPSLQLGVSPRGATALLGTARSWAWLSGRGYVTPDDVKAMARPTLRHRIGLRPEAELEGATPDGVLDGILATVPVPR
- a CDS encoding RDD family protein — translated: MVSETVVTGDAVVLDVQIAQLPVRAVSALIDIAVMIIGYIIGVILWATTITQFDEALSAAVLIIFTVLVIVGYPVAFETATRGRTLGKMAMGLRVVSDDGGPERFRQALFRALAGFVEIWMLTGGPAVICSLISPRGKRIGDVFAGTVVISERGPKLPPPPVMPPALTWWASSLELSALTPEQAELARQFLARAPQLAPDVRNEMAYRIAGDIASRISPPPPPGVPPQYVLAAVLAERHRRELARLRPSGPAAPPNFSVPPPSYPAVSPSSYPAVPPPVAPAPTPPTDGFVPPS
- a CDS encoding cation:proton antiporter codes for the protein MAGPLLASVPRLRIPVVIGELAVGLLIGRTGFGLVDPADPTFSLLADIGFALVMFVVGTHVPIRDVTLRSSIPGAVLRAVLVGAVATVIAVGLAGAFHTGHAAVYAVLMASSSAALALPVIQALGIDGPSVQGVTAQIAIADATSIVLLPLVIDPDRALTAATGAVVIALCAAVLFAALWWSDRRGLRKRMHRYSQRHGFALELRTSLISLFTLATLAVATHVSIMLAGFALGLAVRAAGEPRRLARQLFGITEGLFAPLFFVWLGASLQVRELGDRPAYILLGVCLGVGAVLAHSVGRLTGQPLALAALAAAQLGVPVAAATLGTQNHLLSPGEPSALMLGALLTIGVTSVASVIAARRQPVPPVQPTPPAPPPA